In Arcobacter sp. CECT 8983, the DNA window TTAAATAAGCCAAAGGGTTACGTAGTAACAAGGTCAGATGAACGTGGAAGAAAAACTGTTTATGATTTACTTCCTACTTGGGTATTTGAAAACGAGTGGATGCCAATAGGTCGTCTTGATTTAGAGTCTAAAGGCTTACTTCTTTTTACTCAAGATGGAAAAGTGGGAAATGCTCTAACTAAACCTGGAAATTGCAATAAGATATATGAAATCTGGGTAAGAGGTCATGTAACAGATGAGCATATTTTAACTGCAAAAAAGGGAGTTGAGAGTAAATATGGTTTACTAAAAGCCTTAAAAGTAGACAAAATAGGCTCAGGTGGAGCAAAAACAAAATTAAGAGTACAGATAGATGAGGGTAAAAATCGTCACATAAGACGTCTTTTTGGAAGTTTAAAAGACCCAAAATTTGGAACACCTCTTAAAGTATTAAATCTAACTAGAGTATCAATTGGAAGTTTTAAT includes these proteins:
- a CDS encoding pseudouridine synthase; its protein translation is MNNTDNTSTKLLALNKPKGYVVTRSDERGRKTVYDLLPTWVFENEWMPIGRLDLESKGLLLFTQDGKVGNALTKPGNCNKIYEIWVRGHVTDEHILTAKKGVESKYGLLKALKVDKIGSGGAKTKLRVQIDEGKNRHIRRLFGSLKDPKFGTPLKVLNLTRVSIGSFNLDLESGKWRYLSLDEEKQLLGKLLY